In Drosophila simulans strain w501 chromosome X, Prin_Dsim_3.1, whole genome shotgun sequence, one DNA window encodes the following:
- the LOC6726572 gene encoding NEDD8 ultimate buster 1 yields the protein MSHHDNLFIQIRALLQSDGVKLWEEPYYSEDLGSIEGALENLALKYSGTLSIHIDRCKFILTELQENALRTLAARREFSSTGIATLKIRRIDQHSGATMVEVKCSLDIMGSELLANIAKKLEVPNAAHVKCIASGKVVSANATLADQKLNNNQQLIVIVGDGDNTGEALYERINRIRADVQAVVSSKNNLIEMEDQNGSQVYLPPSEHKALLMGMGFCEKARAAMNREHFEEALLLLLEADEHFATCNSKFLESVDNYAMLNLDIVWCYFCLKNVTQLPDAERRLAQCSRNFGISYGDNFERLYSLKGKNCPERALIMRLRLLQGVIFFHQNLRNQAFECFEAAKALLSELKINSDQLALLVDMGFDPSEARMALRSCKGGTAVEQAVQFIHERRQQLKNARKKYKGSERAMERRLKRSNSKDCTWVNPRSVCSLNDMGFESGLATLALQRANNDILKAVELLQTESDELDGALPRLPVTIDKTKLAQLLQLGFHENDSRVALENASNNIEEAIDSLMCAIDSEEELTTILKHVERMAKTGGQNRDGPSTSTASGQTEAALPAPLIEAVINHARDEIETYKAYERFNSDLNMSDMEYLDLPLIKEEKILTEYFNMLQQ from the exons ATGTCGCACCACGACAACCTATTCATCCAGATACGCGCTCTCCTCCAGTCCGATGGCGTGAAGCTATGGGAGGAGCCCTACTACTCCGAAGATCTCGGTAGCATCGAGGGAGCACTGGAA AACCTGGCGCTCAAGTACTCCGGCACGTTGAGCATCCATATAGATCGCTGCAAGTTCATTTTGACCGAGCTGCAGGAAAATGCGCTACGTACGCTGGCCGCCCGACGTGAGTTCAGCTCCACAGGAATTGCCACGCTCAAGATTCGCCGCATTGACCAGCACAGCGGTGCCACAATGGTGGAGGTGAAGTGCAGCTTGGACATCATGGGCTCCGAACTTCTGGCAAACATAGCCAAGAAACTGGAAGTGCCGAATGCTGCGCACGTCAAGTGCATCGCTTCCGGCAAAGTGGTGTCCGCCAATGCCACTTTGGCCGACCAGAAGCTGAATAACAATCAGCAGTTGATTGTCATTGTGGGCGATGGGGATAATACTGGCGAAGCCCTATACGAAAGGATCAATCGCATCAGGGCCGATGTGCAGGCGGTGGTGTCCTCGAAGAATAACCTAATAGAG ATGGAGGATCAGAATGGCAGTCAAGTGTATTTGCCGCCTTCCGAGCATAAAGCCCTGCTTATGGGTATGGGATTCTGTGAGAAGGCCCGTGCGGCAATGAATCGCGAGCATTTTGAGGAGGCTCTGCTCCTTCTTTTGGAGGCCGACGAGCATTTTGCTACCTGTAACTCAAAATTTCTAGAGTCCGTGGATAACTATGCTATGCTGAACCTCGACATAGTGTGGTGCTATTTTTGCCTGAAGAACGTTACCCAGCTCCCGGATGCTGAGCGTCGCTTGGCCCAATGCAGTCGCAATTTTGGCATCAGCTATGGCGACAATTTCGAGAGGCTGTACTCCTTGAAGGGCAAAAACTGTCCCGAGAGAGCTTTGATTATGCGGCTTAGGTTGCTCCAGGGCGTGATCTTCTTCCACCAGAATCTTCGCAATCAGGCATTTGAGTGCTTCGAAGCGGCCAAAGCTCTGCTAAGCGAACTAAAGATCAACAGCGACCAACTGGCTCTCCTGGTCGATATGGGTTTTGATCCTTCCGAGGCTCGTATGGCCCTGCGCTCCTGCAAGGGCGGCACCGCCGTCGAGCAGGCTGTGCAGTTTATTCACGAGCGTCGCCAGCAGCTCAAGAATGCACGCAAGAAATACAAAGGGTCCGAGCGTGCTATGGAGCGCCGCTTGAAGCGCTCCAATTCCAAAGATTGCACCTGGGTGAATCCCCGCAGTGTCTGCAGCCTTAATGACATGGGATTCGAAAGCGGACTGGCCACTCTCGCCTTGCAGCGCGCTAATAATGATATCCTAAAAGCG GTGGAACTGCTGCAGACAGAATCGGACGAACTTGATGGAGCTTTGCCCCGGCTTCCGGTCACCATAGACAAGACCAAACTGGCTCAGCTTCTCCAACTGGGATTCCACGAGAACGACTCGCGCGTGGCCCTAGAGAATGCATCAAATAACATCGAAGAGGCCATCGACAGTCTGATGTGCGCCATAGATAGCGAGGAGGAGCTGACTACGATTTTAAAGCACGTTGAACGTATGGCCAAAACTGGTGGGCAAAACCGTGACGGCCCCTCTACTTCGACCGCCTCCGGGCAGACCGAAGCTGCTCTGCCAGCGCCCCTTATCGAAGCTGTTATCAATCATGCTCGCGACGAGATTGAAACTTACAAGGCTTACGAGCGCTTTAACTCCGACCTCAACATGAGCGACATGGAATACCTGGACTTGCCCCTGATCAAGGAGGAGAAGATCCTGACTGAGTATTTCAATATGCTGCAGCAGTAG